A genome region from Populus alba chromosome 3, ASM523922v2, whole genome shotgun sequence includes the following:
- the LOC118054888 gene encoding protein LURP-one-related 5 has translation MKGGLVVDAGFVYEEEKHLTVFKTCLFFANDGFTVYDCKGELVFRVDSYGPDSRDKGELVLMDAHGRCLLTVRRKRPSLHQRWEGYIGEGTDGSNPIFSVRRTSMIGRCTVTVEVCGNPGEEYQIEGSFATRSCTILNTVKEAVAEIRRKVDASTDVVLGKDVLSLCLKPGFDGAFAMGLVLILDQINGYDSVENEVKENPATED, from the exons atgaaggGAGGGTTGGTCGTGGATGCTGGGTTTGtctatgaagaagaaaagcatcTCACAGtgtttaaaacatgtttgttctTCGCTAATGATGGCTTCACTGTCTATGATTGCAAAGGTGAGTTGGTGTTCCGTGTTGACTCGTATGGGCCTGACTCTCGTGACAAGGGTGAACTCGTTCTCATGGACGCCCATGGCCGCTGTCTGCTCACCGTCAGAAGAAAG AGGCCGAGTCTGCATCAAAGGTGGGAGGGCTACATAGGGGAAGGAACAGACGGGAGCAATCCAATATTTAGCGTGCGGCGAACATCCATGATCGGACGGTGTACCGTGACGGTGGAAGTGTGTGGGAATCCAGGTGAGGAGTACCAGATAGAAGGATCTTTTGCGACCAGATCGTGCACGATATTGAATACAGTGAAGGAAGCGGTGGCTGAGATCAGACGCAAAGTAGATGCCTCCACTGATGTCGTGCTTGGCAAGGACGTCCTCTCTCTGTGCCTTAAGCCTGGTTTTGACGGGGCATTCGCCATGGGGCTGGTCTTGATTCTCGATCAGATCAACGGCTATGATTCTGTTGAGAATGAAGTTAAGGAGAACCCCGCTACAGAGGATTAG